One genomic segment of Pseudanabaena sp. ABRG5-3 includes these proteins:
- a CDS encoding peptidoglycan-binding domain-containing protein, translating into MAHAELYKGDASEEVTLLQSLLGINADGVFGDQTEAAVIKFQTEHNLGADGIVGSLTWAALETKKASPEPEVISNAVGKIMGGIGIGLGNQT; encoded by the coding sequence ATGGCGCATGCAGAGTTATATAAAGGAGATGCCAGTGAAGAGGTAACTCTCCTGCAATCATTATTAGGAATCAATGCTGATGGCGTTTTTGGTGATCAAACTGAAGCTGCTGTCATTAAATTTCAGACAGAGCATAACCTTGGTGCTGATGGCATAGTCGGTTCATTGACATGGGCAGCTTTAGAAACAAAGAAAGCCTCGCCTGAACCTGAGGTGATTTCCAACGCTGTTGGGAAAATCATGGGTGGAATTGGTATTGGTTTGGGTAATCAAACTTAA
- a CDS encoding Y-family DNA polymerase, whose product MFALVDCNCFYVSCERVFNPSLEGKPVVVLSNNDGCIVARSPEAKALGIPMGALYHKYKSVLQNAGAIALSSNYELYGDMSHRVYDVLFASVPEVEIYSIDECFLDLSGFAHLGTDKLIELCAKLREKVLKWTGIPTGIGIATTKVLSKVANRVAKKSVSGVAELLTDELRDRVLNNLEIEDIWGINRRLGVRLRSHGIATAAQLRDANEALIKQIMGIVGVRIKHELRGLSCLPLEAIAPPQKNMICSRSFGQPLTTLAQMHEAIAHHAAGAGAKLRHRKLRASILGVFLTTNRFKPNELQYSNSVTVSLPTATNSSQILIRYAKLCMTSIFREGFSYKKCGVSLNDLSSVDAVQLDLLSPAVDSLDERLMSVIDRLNRRYGSGTIRFASEGMRQEWRMRSDLRSPRYTSCWDELLMVKAN is encoded by the coding sequence ATGTTTGCTCTAGTTGACTGTAATTGCTTCTACGTTAGCTGTGAGCGAGTATTTAACCCATCGCTTGAGGGTAAACCTGTGGTTGTGCTGTCGAATAATGACGGTTGTATCGTCGCGCGATCGCCTGAAGCAAAAGCATTGGGTATTCCAATGGGTGCGCTTTACCACAAATATAAATCGGTACTTCAAAACGCAGGAGCGATCGCACTGTCATCAAACTACGAGCTTTACGGTGATATGAGCCATCGTGTTTATGATGTCCTGTTTGCATCTGTGCCAGAAGTTGAGATTTATTCGATTGATGAATGCTTTTTAGATTTATCGGGATTTGCACATTTGGGAACGGATAAACTAATAGAACTTTGCGCGAAATTGCGAGAGAAAGTTCTGAAATGGACTGGTATCCCGACAGGTATTGGTATTGCCACAACCAAGGTTTTGTCAAAGGTTGCTAATCGTGTTGCTAAAAAATCCGTCAGTGGAGTTGCGGAACTACTGACCGACGAGCTGCGCGATCGCGTACTGAACAATCTAGAAATCGAAGATATTTGGGGAATAAATCGACGCTTAGGTGTAAGACTACGATCACATGGCATTGCAACGGCTGCTCAGTTGAGAGATGCGAATGAAGCGCTAATAAAACAAATCATGGGCATTGTCGGGGTCAGGATTAAGCACGAGTTGCGAGGTTTGTCTTGTCTGCCATTGGAAGCGATCGCGCCACCGCAAAAGAATATGATTTGTTCGAGATCGTTTGGTCAACCTTTGACTACTCTCGCCCAAATGCATGAAGCGATCGCCCACCATGCAGCGGGGGCAGGGGCAAAATTAAGACATAGAAAATTACGCGCTTCGATTCTAGGGGTATTTCTGACAACCAACCGATTCAAGCCTAATGAACTGCAATACAGCAATTCAGTTACAGTTTCTTTGCCGACGGCAACGAATAGCTCTCAAATATTGATTCGTTACGCCAAGCTCTGTATGACCAGTATTTTTCGAGAAGGATTCAGTTATAAAAAATGTGGCGTTAGTTTGAACGATTTAAGCTCAGTTGATGCGGTGCAGTTGGATTTGCTATCACCCGCAGTTGATTCGCTTGATGAAAGGTTGATGTCTGTAATTGACAGGCTGAACAGGCGCTATGGCTCTGGAACGATTCGGTTTGCCAGTGAGGGGATGAGGCAAGAGTGGAGAATGCGTAGCGATCTGCGATCGCCCAGATATACGAGTTGTTGGGATGAGTTGCTCATGGTGAAAGCAAATTAA
- the mfd gene encoding transcription-repair coupling factor, with amino-acid sequence MTFTAVLENIARSTIATKIGDKLKTAKSISLSGLSRLGKGLVSTHLCQQQTKPLLIVTATVEEATRWALQLQSMSWRVYLYQPLDTFPYESSQIDLETAWTRIEILAELLAKPQHNLAIATTINALQPHLPSTQVFQKHSIYLNIGDSQSVKLLAAALARLGYVEVKEVKESKQWSRKGFSFEVFPVNRNLPVRLSCNRGTVEKIREFDPTNPKSFTDLSSIAIAPVDLHELNSSHKATLLHYLPKNFIVTIDESEQCQSYGDRWYEAAEELYQNQLQADTPKLHWDFAKCMTEAKKFQMLQLTERSLKPKANIFDFASASIPLVPHQFDQIAALIREYLKSEYQVTLISAQPLRVATLLKEYDCIANFVSNPDDLKSIARIQKAGKPVILKYSGLMEMQGFVLPSCNLALLTDRELFGQQLLASPTFVHPSRMTAAKSVNPDELNVGDYVVHRKYGIGKFTRFETIEVKGEKQPHYIVEFADGKTAVAIAQENEKILSRYRSASNKPPKLNSIANTKAWDNALSKCQKEIYKLARDLLQLYVRRANLVGYAFPSDTDWQQEMEDSFPYQLTPDQVKAVQDVKQDMESDRPMDRLVCGDVGFGKTEVAVRAIFKAVCAGKQVALLAPTTILAQQHFHTLQTRFAAYPFTVDIVNRFRPAKERKQVLELVADGKVQVIVGTHQLLSKDVEFHDLGLLVIDEEQRFGTLQKEKIKTMKGDVDLLTLSATPIPRTLYAALSGVREMSVIATPPPSRRSIQTHLSAYDASLVKTAIRHELDRGGQVFYVVPRIEGIEAIAVSLRLMLPNVRLAIAHGQMQESELESAMVAFNNNEADILLCTTIIESGLDIPRVNTILIEDAHKLGLAQLYQLRGRVGRAGIQAHAYLLYPPNLELTDAAKRRLDAIQEFSQLGSGYQLAMRDMEIRGLGDLLGEEQSGQADVIGFALYMDLLQEYINELRGKILPEVADTELQLPRLVAFIPDSYIEDNETKINAYLTLAKVKSKEEILKLAEVWEGLYGALPEETQVLLRVMELKLVARQVGVFRIYASEGGRDLFLESKLTDSLWELLHAKIPIEFYYRFSFEKGRIKITSLALLPGDKQVHFLIEWLGCFLN; translated from the coding sequence ATGACCTTCACAGCAGTCCTAGAGAACATAGCTAGATCAACCATCGCCACAAAAATAGGCGATAAGCTCAAAACAGCCAAAAGCATATCCCTATCAGGACTATCACGTTTAGGCAAAGGACTGGTCAGCACTCACCTCTGTCAACAACAAACCAAACCATTACTCATCGTCACCGCCACCGTCGAAGAAGCAACCCGATGGGCTTTACAACTCCAGTCCATGTCATGGCGCGTCTATCTATATCAACCCCTTGATACATTTCCCTACGAATCTAGCCAAATAGATTTAGAAACTGCTTGGACAAGGATTGAGATATTAGCAGAGCTGCTTGCCAAACCACAGCATAACTTAGCGATCGCTACCACCATTAACGCTCTACAGCCCCATCTACCATCCACTCAAGTATTCCAAAAACATAGCATCTATCTCAATATCGGCGATTCGCAATCGGTTAAATTACTAGCTGCTGCTTTGGCAAGATTAGGATATGTGGAAGTTAAAGAAGTAAAGGAATCAAAACAATGGAGCCGTAAAGGATTTAGTTTTGAAGTATTTCCAGTTAATCGAAATCTACCAGTGCGCCTAAGCTGCAATCGCGGTACTGTCGAGAAAATCAGAGAGTTTGACCCCACTAATCCTAAAAGCTTCACTGACCTATCCAGCATCGCGATCGCCCCTGTCGATTTGCATGAGTTGAACTCATCTCACAAAGCCACATTACTGCATTACTTACCCAAAAACTTTATTGTCACTATTGATGAATCCGAACAATGCCAGAGTTATGGAGATCGCTGGTATGAAGCTGCGGAAGAACTTTATCAAAACCAATTGCAAGCCGATACACCGAAACTGCATTGGGACTTTGCTAAATGCATGACTGAGGCGAAGAAGTTTCAGATGCTTCAACTTACCGAGCGATCGCTTAAACCCAAAGCCAATATTTTTGATTTTGCCAGTGCCTCTATTCCCCTAGTTCCCCATCAGTTTGACCAGATTGCAGCGCTGATTCGTGAATATCTCAAATCAGAATATCAAGTCACTCTGATTTCGGCTCAACCTTTGCGTGTGGCAACTTTGCTCAAGGAATATGACTGCATTGCTAACTTTGTCAGTAATCCTGATGATTTAAAGTCAATTGCGCGGATTCAGAAAGCTGGTAAACCTGTAATTTTAAAATATTCGGGACTGATGGAGATGCAAGGCTTTGTTTTGCCTAGTTGTAATCTAGCTCTCTTGACCGATCGCGAATTATTTGGACAGCAATTACTAGCATCGCCAACCTTTGTGCATCCCTCACGCATGACTGCGGCTAAGTCGGTTAATCCTGACGAGCTAAATGTGGGTGATTATGTCGTGCATCGTAAGTATGGGATTGGCAAGTTTACGCGCTTTGAAACCATTGAAGTGAAGGGAGAAAAGCAACCGCATTACATCGTTGAGTTTGCTGATGGTAAGACTGCGGTGGCGATCGCGCAGGAAAATGAGAAGATTCTCTCCCGCTATCGCAGTGCTTCTAATAAGCCACCCAAGTTAAACAGCATCGCCAACACCAAGGCTTGGGATAACGCGCTAAGCAAGTGCCAAAAGGAGATTTACAAGTTAGCAAGGGATTTACTGCAACTCTATGTTCGCCGAGCCAATTTAGTCGGCTATGCTTTTCCATCTGATACCGATTGGCAACAGGAGATGGAGGATTCTTTTCCCTATCAACTCACGCCAGATCAGGTCAAAGCTGTTCAAGATGTGAAGCAAGACATGGAAAGCGATCGCCCAATGGATCGTTTGGTTTGCGGTGATGTCGGCTTCGGTAAAACGGAGGTGGCGGTAAGAGCAATTTTTAAGGCGGTTTGTGCGGGTAAACAAGTGGCTCTGTTAGCTCCCACGACGATTCTGGCACAACAGCATTTCCATACGCTCCAAACTCGGTTTGCGGCTTATCCTTTCACAGTGGATATCGTAAATCGGTTTCGCCCTGCGAAGGAGCGCAAGCAGGTTTTAGAACTGGTTGCGGATGGTAAAGTTCAAGTCATTGTCGGTACGCATCAACTGTTGTCTAAGGATGTTGAGTTTCACGATTTGGGTTTACTGGTAATTGATGAAGAACAACGCTTTGGGACTTTGCAGAAGGAGAAAATCAAAACGATGAAGGGGGATGTGGATTTATTGACTTTGAGTGCTACGCCGATTCCCCGTACTCTCTATGCGGCGCTTTCTGGGGTGCGGGAAATGAGTGTGATTGCGACTCCTCCTCCCTCAAGGCGATCGATTCAAACCCATCTGTCTGCTTACGATGCGTCACTGGTGAAAACGGCAATTCGCCATGAGTTAGACCGTGGTGGTCAGGTGTTTTATGTTGTGCCGCGTATTGAGGGAATTGAGGCGATCGCTGTTTCTTTGCGGCTGATGTTGCCAAATGTGAGATTGGCGATCGCCCATGGACAGATGCAGGAGTCGGAGTTAGAGTCAGCGATGGTTGCTTTTAATAACAATGAGGCGGATATTCTCCTCTGTACCACGATTATTGAGTCGGGTTTGGATATTCCGCGTGTGAATACGATTTTGATTGAGGATGCCCATAAGTTGGGTTTAGCGCAACTTTATCAATTGCGTGGTCGGGTTGGTCGGGCAGGGATTCAGGCTCATGCTTATTTACTGTATCCTCCTAACCTTGAGTTGACGGATGCAGCGAAGAGGAGATTGGATGCGATTCAGGAGTTTAGTCAGCTTGGTTCGGGTTATCAACTGGCGATGCGCGATATGGAGATTCGTGGGTTGGGGGATTTGTTGGGTGAGGAGCAGTCGGGTCAGGCGGATGTGATTGGCTTTGCGCTGTACATGGATTTACTTCAGGAATATATTAATGAGTTACGGGGGAAGATTTTGCCTGAAGTTGCAGATACTGAGCTTCAGTTGCCGCGTTTGGTGGCTTTTATTCCTGATAGTTATATAGAGGACAATGAGACGAAGATTAATGCTTATTTGACTTTGGCAAAGGTAAAGTCGAAGGAGGAGATTCTCAAATTGGCTGAGGTTTGGGAGGGTCTGTATGGGGCTTTGCCTGAAGAAACTCAGGTTTTGCTTAGGGTGATGGAATTGAAGCTGGTGGCGCGTCAGGTTGGGGTGTTTCGCATTTATGCTTCAGAGGGTGGGCGCGATCTGTTTCTGGAATCGAAGCTGACGGATTCGCTTTGGGAGTTACTTCATGCAAAGATCCCGATTGAGTTCTATTATCGCTTCTCTTTCGAGAAGGGGAGAATTAAGATTACGAGTCTGGCTCTCCTGCCTGGGGATAAGCAGGTGCATTTCTTGATTGAGTGGTTGGGCTGTTTTTTGAATTGA
- a CDS encoding class I SAM-dependent methyltransferase, which translates to MEKHEQITIAEYELTAESYRVGTWEHDVSQNREALIEAMPRVPGKILDLGCGPGRDLVAFQAMGHTVTGLDATPSFVEMAKQAAGCLVWEQSFLSLDLPNDHFDGIFANASLIHVPKTEMLRVLKHLHYALCDRGILVMSMVRGYHEGFTERPTGYRYVSGWEYETLAPKLLEAQFQILRHYYRPTGMPIESQSWLVFVAQKVII; encoded by the coding sequence ATGGAAAAACACGAACAGATCACGATCGCAGAATATGAACTTACCGCAGAGTCCTATCGCGTCGGCACTTGGGAGCATGACGTATCCCAAAATCGTGAAGCTTTGATCGAAGCCATGCCTAGAGTACCAGGCAAAATTTTGGATCTTGGTTGTGGTCCAGGCAGAGATCTAGTTGCATTTCAGGCTATGGGGCATACAGTAACAGGACTAGATGCTACTCCGTCATTTGTAGAAATGGCGAAACAGGCGGCTGGTTGCCTAGTATGGGAACAAAGTTTTTTAAGTCTCGATCTCCCGAATGATCACTTTGATGGGATCTTTGCCAATGCTTCGCTAATCCATGTACCCAAAACCGAAATGCTTCGTGTGCTTAAGCATTTACATTATGCCCTGTGCGATCGCGGAATTTTAGTGATGTCGATGGTACGAGGCTATCATGAAGGTTTTACCGAAAGACCTACGGGTTATCGCTATGTGAGTGGCTGGGAATATGAAACCCTAGCTCCGAAACTTTTAGAAGCACAATTTCAAATTCTTAGGCATTATTATCGTCCAACAGGTATGCCTATCGAAAGTCAATCATGGTTGGTTTTCGTTGCTCAAAAAGTCATTATTTGA
- a CDS encoding VOC family protein, with protein sequence MLSTQATIANGALRRVHHIALNVRDMQVSCDFYGGILGLHQLIGEEVPSTLIDLVAAGKVANFRTPDGTVLDLFWEPELTPPDLDPQRQFTRANHLAFDIAPELFEQAVTVLRSHQVQIEGEPVTRPTGRGIYFYDPDGFLIEIRCDPS encoded by the coding sequence ATGCTATCTACGCAAGCTACGATCGCGAATGGAGCTTTACGAAGAGTACATCACATTGCTTTGAATGTGCGGGATATGCAAGTCTCCTGTGATTTTTATGGCGGCATTTTGGGACTGCATCAACTCATTGGTGAAGAGGTTCCCAGTACTCTAATTGATTTAGTAGCAGCAGGCAAAGTAGCGAATTTTAGAACTCCCGATGGTACAGTTCTCGATTTGTTTTGGGAACCAGAACTTACGCCGCCCGATCTCGATCCACAGAGGCAATTTACTCGTGCTAATCATCTAGCCTTTGATATTGCTCCTGAATTGTTTGAGCAAGCGGTGACAGTATTGCGATCGCATCAAGTCCAAATTGAGGGTGAGCCTGTTACTCGTCCTACTGGTAGAGGCATTTATTTTTATGACCCCGATGGATTTCTGATTGAAATACGCTGCGATCCTAGTTGA
- a CDS encoding YHYH domain-containing protein, giving the protein MKKNLVALIFGVAIICPLTENPVNAHGGRTNAAGCHNDRKNGGYHCHNSGTSTTPSAPTTVCTTISKTFSQVDLIKEDNSSFKSGRIRDFKKIESKLKGNLGVLISYTVDNFSVKKFDHKNSKIGAIFSFGNNKQWVSITKVEELNNGGYRFFISPNSFGINKVVIQETQENKQVCN; this is encoded by the coding sequence ATGAAAAAAAATCTAGTTGCACTGATATTTGGAGTGGCGATTATTTGTCCTCTAACTGAAAATCCTGTTAATGCTCATGGAGGTCGTACTAATGCGGCTGGATGTCATAATGATAGAAAAAATGGTGGGTATCACTGTCACAATAGTGGAACTAGCACTACACCTTCTGCACCTACGACTGTTTGTACAACTATATCAAAAACTTTTTCTCAAGTTGATTTAATAAAAGAAGATAATTCAAGTTTTAAATCAGGCAGGATTCGTGATTTCAAGAAAATTGAATCTAAGTTAAAAGGTAATCTAGGAGTTTTAATTAGCTATACAGTAGATAATTTTTCAGTCAAAAAGTTTGACCATAAAAACTCAAAAATTGGGGCTATTTTTTCTTTTGGAAACAATAAACAATGGGTTTCTATTACAAAAGTAGAAGAACTAAATAATGGTGGTTATAGGTTCTTTATATCTCCTAATTCTTTTGGAATTAATAAGGTTGTTATCCAAGAAACTCAAGAAAATAAACAGGTTTGTAATTAA
- a CDS encoding DUF6883 domain-containing protein has translation MKLPNGDRAELGDKLERYCLNYEHQKGKHKALLFEKRLGITIANKELLEMSLKEAAIEGEAELYKVDQYGTHYDLAFELHTDVGESLILSCWIIKITEDFPRLTNTYPID, from the coding sequence ATGAAACTTCCAAACGGGGACAGAGCCGAACTGGGAGATAAACTCGAACGCTACTGTCTGAACTATGAACATCAGAAAGGTAAACATAAAGCCCTACTTTTTGAAAAACGTCTTGGTATTACCATCGCTAATAAAGAACTTCTAGAAATGTCTCTAAAAGAAGCTGCCATTGAAGGCGAAGCTGAACTTTACAAGGTAGATCAATATGGAACTCACTATGATCTCGCATTTGAACTTCATACTGATGTTGGTGAATCACTAATTCTGAGTTGTTGGATTATCAAAATTACTGAAGACTTTCCACGCCTTACCAATACTTACCCTATTGATTAG
- a CDS encoding ATP-dependent RecD-like DNA helicase, translating to MPDNIDYLQGIVERLTFHSEETGYTVARLKVPKAQDLITIVGNFANIQAGQTLALEGTWRSHPKFGDQFQVTQYRETKPATITGIEKYLGSGLIKGVGPVTAKRIVAHFGLDTLDIIENEIDRLIEVPGIAKKRVKMIKTAWETQKAIKEVMVFLQGHGVSTTYAVKIFKRYGNDSIQTVSENPYQLATDIYGIGFFTADQIARNIGIEVSSEFRSIAGIFHCLGEAAEDGHCYLPRPELEEKASKLLALEDYQPDPETISKIVLSLSINDRLVMQGLEGEFICYKPTYFHTEQNLAERVYQLLQHKHHPDPERVNAWIDRYTTQRNIQLSPKQRETVKMAATSSVLILTGGPGTGKTTTTRTIVALWKAMGKEIALASPTGRAAQRLQEVTGCEAKTIHRFLEFDPKSMGFKRNQEYPLTAQAIGIDEASMLDLFLAFSLVKAIPLGAQLLLVGDTDQLPSVGAGNVLKDLIDSQQVPVITLTEVFRQAQASQIIQNAHRINTGKFPQMEKVSNQPQSDCLWLEMPNAEAGQQGICDIITELLPSLGFDPQQDMQVLCPMTRGDVGTRNLNVVLQQLLNPPDAMKPEIKYGNTIFRLGDRIMQQVNDYNREVFNGDIGTITGVDLEEREVTVVFGDRQVVYDYADLNEIALARATTIHKAQGSEYPVVIMPLFMQHFLMLSRNLFYTGLTRARKLAIIVGESKAIGLAVKQVSDRQRYTYLAKRLTKFADPQS from the coding sequence ATGCCTGACAACATCGACTATCTGCAAGGCATTGTCGAACGCCTGACTTTTCACTCGGAGGAGACGGGTTATACCGTGGCGCGACTAAAAGTGCCAAAGGCTCAAGACCTAATCACCATCGTTGGCAATTTTGCCAATATCCAAGCAGGACAGACTCTTGCCCTAGAAGGTACATGGCGATCGCATCCTAAATTTGGTGACCAATTTCAAGTCACTCAATACCGTGAGACTAAACCCGCAACAATTACAGGGATTGAGAAATATCTGGGCAGTGGTCTGATTAAAGGCGTGGGACCAGTCACCGCTAAACGCATCGTCGCTCATTTTGGCTTAGATACCCTTGACATCATTGAGAATGAGATTGATCGTCTGATAGAAGTTCCTGGCATAGCCAAGAAACGGGTGAAGATGATCAAAACTGCTTGGGAAACGCAAAAGGCGATTAAGGAAGTCATGGTATTTCTGCAAGGACATGGAGTATCCACAACATATGCGGTCAAGATTTTTAAGCGTTATGGTAATGATTCCATTCAGACCGTTTCCGAAAATCCCTATCAACTGGCGACAGATATTTATGGCATTGGTTTCTTTACTGCCGATCAGATTGCTCGGAATATTGGTATTGAAGTTAGTTCTGAGTTTCGTAGCATAGCGGGAATCTTCCACTGTTTAGGGGAAGCTGCTGAAGATGGTCATTGCTACTTACCACGCCCTGAACTAGAAGAGAAAGCAAGCAAACTACTTGCCCTCGAAGACTATCAGCCAGATCCTGAAACTATCTCTAAAATTGTTCTAAGTCTCTCTATCAATGATCGCTTGGTGATGCAGGGATTAGAAGGAGAGTTCATCTGCTATAAACCTACTTACTTCCATACGGAACAAAATCTTGCTGAACGGGTTTATCAACTATTGCAACACAAACATCACCCCGATCCTGAACGAGTCAATGCTTGGATCGATCGCTACACCACCCAAAGAAATATCCAACTCTCGCCTAAACAAAGGGAAACCGTGAAGATGGCAGCAACTTCATCAGTGTTAATTCTCACAGGTGGACCAGGCACAGGGAAGACTACCACCACCCGCACGATTGTCGCGCTCTGGAAAGCGATGGGTAAGGAGATTGCCCTTGCTTCACCGACGGGGCGGGCGGCTCAACGATTACAGGAAGTCACAGGTTGTGAAGCTAAGACAATTCACCGTTTTCTAGAGTTTGACCCCAAATCAATGGGCTTTAAACGTAATCAGGAATATCCTTTGACCGCTCAGGCGATCGGTATTGATGAAGCATCAATGCTAGATCTGTTTCTAGCTTTTTCTCTGGTTAAGGCGATTCCCTTGGGCGCTCAACTACTTCTTGTCGGTGATACCGATCAACTTCCCAGTGTCGGTGCGGGCAATGTTCTCAAAGATTTAATTGATTCTCAGCAAGTCCCTGTAATCACACTCACTGAGGTATTTCGGCAGGCTCAGGCAAGTCAAATTATCCAGAATGCTCACCGTATCAATACGGGTAAGTTTCCGCAGATGGAAAAAGTCTCTAATCAGCCCCAATCCGATTGCCTATGGCTAGAAATGCCCAATGCTGAAGCTGGGCAGCAGGGTATTTGTGACATTATTACGGAGTTGTTACCGAGTCTGGGCTTTGACCCTCAGCAAGATATGCAGGTTCTCTGTCCGATGACTAGAGGGGATGTTGGTACGCGCAATCTCAATGTTGTCTTGCAACAACTGCTCAATCCTCCTGATGCGATGAAGCCAGAAATTAAGTATGGCAATACCATCTTTCGTTTGGGCGATCGCATTATGCAGCAGGTGAATGACTATAACCGTGAGGTTTTTAATGGTGACATTGGTACGATTACGGGTGTCGATTTGGAGGAGCGGGAAGTCACGGTTGTATTTGGCGATCGGCAAGTGGTCTATGATTATGCCGATCTTAATGAGATTGCTCTTGCTAGAGCGACGACAATCCATAAGGCACAGGGCAGCGAATATCCTGTGGTAATCATGCCTCTGTTCATGCAACATTTTCTGATGCTTTCTCGCAATCTTTTCTACACTGGTTTAACTCGTGCGCGAAAGCTTGCCATTATTGTCGGGGAGTCGAAGGCGATCGGGCTGGCGGTCAAACAGGTTAGCGATCGGCAGCGATATACTTATCTAGCGAAACGTTTAACAAAGTTTGCCGATCCTCAATCTTAA
- a CDS encoding DUF4926 domain-containing protein: MNEIQEYDLVALTEDAIATHKVTHQQILLRRGQMGTVLMSFDNKAFLIDFTDKKGDTFAMETIEPVKLLRLINEPELVCS, from the coding sequence ATGAACGAAATTCAAGAATATGACCTTGTTGCTTTAACAGAAGATGCGATAGCTACGCATAAAGTCACTCATCAGCAAATTCTCCTGCGAAGAGGACAAATGGGAACAGTTTTAATGTCCTTTGATAACAAAGCATTTCTAATCGACTTTACCGATAAAAAAGGAGATACCTTTGCTATGGAAACAATCGAACCTGTCAAGCTACTACGCCTCATTAATGAACCTGAATTAGTCTGTTCATGA